TCTCCCTCATTGCCTGGTCACACTTGTcatcaagcacagcagctggtgctgggatCCCCAGGTACCTGTAACAATGCTAAGACCCATTCAAGCTCAGAGCCAGAACTGAGAGGCAGGGGCGCAGAGCAAATCTGGGCCATGATGGACTCATGCAGAgaaaggggctgcagggctcTCCCCAGGCGTGAGCCAGCGCGCAGGGGAGAGGTGCCTCACTTGACAATGGTGCCTTTCTTCATGTTGAGCCGCACCCAGTGCTGGCCCTGGGACCCGTCACTCTCCCAGTACGTGTCGGCATGGCTGTCGGTCAAGCATGACACGTTGAAGTCCTCCTGGAAGAGGGCAGTGAATGAAAGGAAGATCAGATGGGGGTAGGATTAACTTCCCCTTAGTGATTACTCTCATCATGAATCTTAGAGCCAGAGGGCATCAAACTGGCCTGTTCCCTTTGCTGGGCTGTGGCTAGACACAGGGAATACAGAGCACACAGGACACTGGGCCTGACTCTCCAAGGTGCTCTGGGGTCCCACATGTGGCACAGAATATCAAACCCTCCCTAAAATCAGCTTTGCAGCTAGTATCAGCATGTGCTTCTCAAACCACAGCCCTTCCAGGGGCCATATTACACAATATGCTGCATGATGCTCCCCAGGCTTCTCTCCCACATCCTTAAACACAGCCCAGCTCAGCACATCAAGCACCACCCAtgctccccagccccacggcaCAGCAGAACTGACGCAGCCTTGTCCCTTTAACTCACCGTGTAGGACGAGACATCGATGCTGTCCACATACTGCTTGACACTGCCCAAGTTCTCATCCTCCTTCCCAATGTGATCATACAGGAAATGCACCAAGTCTTCATCACATTCATAAGTCCATGTTGGGGGCACAAACCTACCAGGGAAAAGGGATTAATGGGTCTGGAGGAGAACCAGGGGCAGCCAGGCTAGCAGGTCAGGGAAGGCAGGTCCATGTCTTgccctgttttctgttttgtacagGCTTATCTAGGACAAAACTTTGCCGAGCAGAGCCATTCCCCACTGCCCGTCTTCCCCCCTCACTCCCCAGGTCTGCAGGAGATGGCTATCTGAGCAGTCAGGGAGAGGCAGCGGCTTGCACCCAACCGCAGAAGAAGCTGGGACACAGCTCATACCGAAGCTTCTCTACTGCAGCCTCATCCTGCTCCATGGGCTTGGGCTTCGCTCCGAGGCGCAGGGAGTACGTCAGATCCACCACCTGCTCCCATCTGAAACAACCCAGAGAGGAGCGGAGTGAGAAAATcgcaggggaaagaaagagtgGAGTACCTGGAAGGGGAAGACTTGAGTTTAAAGCCCCACCGCGCTCCATCCTCCATCACTCCAGCCTCATCCaccaccttttcctttccaaccaCGTCCACTTCTTCCAGCCCACAGCCCCCAAGGCAGGTGACAATCACAGTGACTGTGCCAAACCCAGTTAAACTCCACATCTGGCGTCTCTATGGCCTCACTTCCATAGAAGAAGTGGCCAAACGGGCTAGGGCTCCTCAGCGCAGCACAGAACTTCTGCGGGGCAGCACACCGAGACCCTCCGCAGCTGGGCCTGGGTCAATGGGGGGCAAGAACCTCCGGCTCTGCCGCGCAAGGGGACCCGGGGGAGCCAGGCACGGCGACCCAGACCCCGCACCTGATGACGGGCTTGTAGTCCACCCcgaagagctgctgctgcctctggatCCGCTCCGTGGACTCCACCGGCACCAGCCGGTCTCCGCCGTCGGCGTGCTTGcacaccagcacccagccctcCTCCAGCTCGCAGCCGCTCCGGTactcctccagctgctcctgcgGGGACGGGCGGCTCCTGTCAGCGGGCGGCCGGGCGGCCGGGCCCCTCCGCAGGCAGCGCAGGCCGCGGCGGCCTCCCCGCACCCCGCCGTTACCTTGCTGAGCTTGACCCAGAGCCCGGCGCCGTTGCAGTACTCCTCGCCGGTGGCGCGGAGGCAGCCGCCCTTCCGCACCTCGATGGTGGTCCGCGCCGCCCGCTTGCCGCCCCGCGCCGGCCCCGGGCTGTCCCACACGCTGAGCAggctgcgggcggcggcggcggcggcagcggcggtgGGGTCCTTGCAGATCTTGTACTGCACCTCCCGCGGCACGTAGCAGAGCGCGGCGGGCAGCGCCCGGGCGCGGCGGAAGCActcactgcactgcagcaggaacCGCAGCCGGCCCAGCACCTGGTGCGGCGCTTCCCCGCCCGCACGCATCGCGCACCGGGCTCCGTGCACGCCGGGGCAGCGGCAGAACCCCGCACCGACGGGGTCGCTACTCGCGGGTTTACGGCAAACCCCGCCCGCCGACAAGGCAAGATGGCGGCGCCCAACAGGGCGGACGTAGGGCAAGATGGCAGCGCCCGTGCCGCctagagaggagagaggagctggGCAAGATGGCGGCGTACGGAGCAGCAGAAAGCCGGGCAGGATGGCGGTGTAGGGAGGGGGCGGGACAAGATGGCGGCGTACGGAGAGGCGGGACTACGGCAAGATGGCGGCGCCAGCGGGGCGGGACGGAGGTGGGACGGGGGCGGGACGCGTCGGGAGGCAGCGGAGGGTCTGGGGACGGCGCGGGAGTATGGAGGGTGGTGAGCGGCTCCTGTGAGTAACCGGGACCAGGGAGGGCGACGGGGAGGAGGGAGCGCGGGTCTGCATCCCCGCCGCCCTCCCTGGTCCCCTCGTGCGGTGAGGGGGGCACGCAGTGGGGCCTGCACAGGGGGCACTGGTGTGGCCATGGGGATGGTGCTCTGGCATTGGGGTCCTGTACTGGGGACACTGGTGTGGCACTGGGTACATTGGTGCGGCACTGGTGTGGCCCTGGGGATATGGGTACTGTCCCCAGGCTCCTGCGCTGGGGTCACTGGCGAGGCACCGGCAACACTGATCCTGCACTGGGGTGTGTCAGCAGGGCCAATGGTCCGGCAGTGGAGTGACTGGTCCCACACTGGAGGTTTTGGGCACTTTGTCCCTGCGGCCACAGCAGGATGGTGCTGGCCATCCCCCGCGCTTCCCGGGGTCCCATCCCTGGGGCAGGCCGGGCTCCAGCAACCGCTCAGTGGTGGCACTGCAGGGGGAGGTTGGGGGCACGTGGTTGTCACCAGGGGCTGCACGGCACAGATAGGAGCTGGGGACATCGGTGGCAGGGCTGGACCCAAATCTCTCCAGGCGGGAGCAACTGCTGGCCGCGATAACTTAATCTCATGGCCCCCTGGGCTGGGTATTGCCTTTCCCCGGGGAGGCCCCCCCAGTCCCAAGCAGGAGGAGGCTCTGGACCATGATGGGGAGCACTTGTCACATTTGTCACTACCAGGCACAAGCCCTTTCCTGTGGTCAGGAAGTGAGGATCTGGCAGGGCACCCAGACCTCTCATGGGTGACAACCTGTGTCTGCTCTTTCATCCACAGCCCCAAGGGTTTCCCCAAGCTGAAGAATGACACGTTCCTGCGAGCGGCACGTGGGGAGGAGACAGAGCACACCCCAGTGTGGTGCATGCGGCAGGCTGGGCGCTACCTGCCCGGTGAGCAGGTGGAGGTGTATGGAGGGGGACAGCAAGGGTGACCCAGCACGCACCCCATAATGCTCGTGCTGGTCCTTTGCAGAATTTCGGGAGGCCCGGGCAGCACAGGATTTCTTCGCCACTTGCCGGAGCCCCAAATTGTGCTGTGAGCTGACACTGCAGGTGAGCATCCTCTGGGGATTCTGTGTGTCCCCTCTCACCACCCAgatgggggtggggagaagcCTTGGGTCTGGCCACCATGGGTGGCCCCAGTAAgttctgcagcccatggagaccctgctgcctgtgtgctTGTCCAGGTCTTCTGTGGGGAAGGGTGTCCCAGCCCCTCACTGACACTGCCTCTTCCCCTCTGCAGCCACTCAGACGATTCCCCTTGGATGCTGCCATCATCTTCTCTGACATCTTGGTGGTGCCCCAGGTGAGAGCCGTGGTCAGTGGTGGGGAGCAGCAGTTTGGAATGGGACTGGGTTTAGGATCACCCTATTCCTGCTTCTTCCATTctcccctgtccccaggcacTGGGCATGGAGGTTGTCATGGTCCCTGGCAAAGGACCCACGTTCACAGAGCCCCTGAAGGAGGTGGAGGATCTGCTGAAACTGCGACAGAAGGTGGATGTGACCGCAGAGCTGGGTTATGTCTTCCAGGCCATAACGCTGACACGACACAGCCTAGAGGGCAGGGTACCCCTCATCGGCTTCTCTGGGGCGCCTGTAAGTGATGGCTCCTCCATGTGGGTTTCCCAGCTGggcttctctgctctttcttctgtaGTGACACCAGCCATGACACCCCCAGAGCTGTGGGTGCTATAGGGGTGTGTACATGGGGGACAGtcagtgcaggagcagctgTGCCCCAGGCTCTGGGGTGCTCACAGGTCCTACTTTCAGCACTGTGACCAGCCCCTTCTGCCTTCTTCCATCTCCATCACCATCCTCACTTTACTCCTCTCCTTCCCGCAGTGGACGCTCATGTCCTACATGATTGAAGGTGGTGGCTCCACTACAATGGCCAAGGCCAAGAGCTGGCTCTACCGGCACCCCGAGGCAAGCCACCGACTACTGCGGCTGCTGGCTGATGTTGTCACTGACTACCTGGTGGGGCAGGTGGCTGCTGGAGCGCAGGTGAGTCCTGGGGCATGGGGACAGGgccaggcaggaaggcagggactggggacagggagcagaGCGGGTCCAGCTTctgggaggaggagcaggggctAAGatgcagctctcccagccccatTTTCCTGGCAGGCGCTCCAGCTATTTGAATCCCATGCGGGGCACCTGGGCCCGGAGCAGTTCCAGGACTTTGCCCTGCCTTACATCCGAGACATTGCCCAGGGCGTCAAGAGCAAGCTGAAGGAGGCGGCGCTGCCTCTGGTGCCCATGGTGAGTCGGGGCTGCCTGGATTGACCCTGGCATCTgggggctgctggagaggggcaCATCCCCTGGTACCTGCCTCCCCCAGCCTGACCCACAGCAGAGTTACTGCCcgtctcctccctccccagatCATCTTTGCAAAGGATGCACACTATGCGCTGCGTGACCTGGCCCATGCTGGTTATGAGGTGGTTGGTCTTGACTGGACCATCCAGCCCCAGGAAGCTCGGTAAGAGTGTGGCAAAGTGCGCAGGTGCCTGGGCAGCACCTCAGGTCGGGTCCCCtcacctcttcctctgacctgAGCAATCCCAGGCCTGGAGAttgctgctccagcagtggGGACAGTTGGGCCCCCATGCTACGTGGAGCTCACAGCAACCAGGGGCTGCACTGGCAGCTCCTGTGTGCCCTGAGGTGGGGGCTGCAGGCACTTGGCTGCCCCTAGCCTCTGCACCACACACAACTCACTGCTTCCTCCTTGCTGCAGCGCACAGACGGGGAAAGATGTGACCCTGCAAGGGAACCTGGATCCCTGCGCTCTCTATGCACCCAAGGTGAGCTGTGGCCATTGCCAGCAACTGGGGCTAGCTCTAGCCTGTGTTAAAGgcctcctgcctcagtttccccacctgcGTTGCTGGCTTGTGTCCCAGCAGTCCCCCAGGCTGGCTGGGGACTGGTGGGGTTGGTACATGATTTCCCACTGTGCCTACAGGAGAAGATTGGTGAGCTGGTGAAGAAGATGCTGGAGGGTTTCGGGACACAACGCTACATTGCCAACCTGGGCCATGGCCTCTACCCTGACATGAGCCCTGAGCACGTCGGTGCCTTTGTGGAGGCTGTGCACGCTCATTCCCGCCACATCAACAAGCACAGCTGAGCCTGGGGGCTTGGGGACAGGACTCTGGTTTGGGCATGGTCACCTCAAATAGAGTGTTGTCACAGAGCTggctccagcctgggctgcagcattAAACCCGCACTTTCTCCACAGCAGCCGTGTGGCTCTGGCAAGTGGGACAGGGAATCGGACAGCCCTGGAAGAGAGCGGCAGTGATGGCAGCCTGGCAGTGGGGCATGTGAGGTCAGGGGGAGCCCCTGAGCCCTGTCCTGCAGAGGTCAGAATGGGGAGATGGGGATAACAGCTAAGTAGGGGGGGATGCCTctccctgccaggctgcagagTGTTGGATGAAGGGTGGCAAGAGAGGGTGTGAGCCCAAAGCACAGTAAGCATTTCCTGGCACCATGGATATGCTCAGCTTTGCTAGGGGAGAGGGGCTGACTGAGGCTGGCAGGGTCACAGCCTTGGAATTGGGGAATCACAGCCCACTGCTGCCACAGGCTTGGTGGGAGCAGTGCCACTGTCCTGCTTACATGGGAATAGGCAACATGACATCGACTCAGGGCATCCTTTAGTGGGTGGGAGACCCAGCAGGACTCACCCAGGGGACAGCCAGCCACATGGCAGGAGTCTGCCAGACActaccaccaccagcaccctgccACACTGGCTGGGATGGCAGCGGAAACACAGTGGCCCTAGCACTGCCATaatcctcctccagctccccgAGCCTCTTTGGGACCATCCCACTGGTCCTGGAGATCTCTTTCCTCCCTATCTCCTCTGATCCTTGGGCAAAGTCTGCCTGGGGCTCAGCAAACCCTGCGGGAAGCAGCAACCTTGCTGCCAGCACCCAAGAACCCCGAGTTATGATTCCAGGCCACCCCATCCCATACTGCAGCACACTCACTGCGGTCCAGGCTGTCTGTAGGATGGATCAAGATGTGGACACCAACACTGCTCTAGCCGGCACGGATGGGGCAGTGTCCCAAGGTGGGCAGGGACCTGCTGACACCAGGCCACCCAGCAAGTGTGGTGACCCCTCCAACTTCAGAGAAAGGCAGTAGAGATACAGACAGTAACGTTCATCCCTTTTATTATTAAACATCAGATGAAGGtcgcacacacacatacacgcacgcaaaacaaaaaaataaaagaaaagaaaggaaaaaaaaaaagagagaaacagactgGTTGAAGACCGCTAGTTTGGTGGCGACACAGACCGAGTACAATTGGTTTCCTGGCCGGAGCGCGGACACAAGTCACTTGCCAAAAAAGTAAAAGTCAAACCAGACAGCAGATACCTAGCCCACGTTCTCTAACTACAAGTCACCATCCAGACCGGCCCTggcccccccagccctccctgcctgctggcgATAAAATGAACCAAAACTGAAGAGCTGCCAGCCCAGGACTGGAGAGTCTGCTCCTCGCACAGGGCGAAGCTGGGAAGGGCCCAGTGTTGGCTGCACCACGGAGCTGGGAAGTCAAACAGTGcctgcccctgctccctccccaggagccagcagcccTGGTGCCCACCCGCCTGCCCAAGCACCTCGCACCCCTGCGCCTGTGGGAGACGGCCGTGTACGGGGCGATGGGCTCGtgtcctccatccccagcatccATGTGTGTCCGAGCGAGCGTCCCCCGAGCCCCTTCCTTCGCTGTCCTCAAGCgctgggctgctgctcctccttccttctgtccatccatctgtccatccatccatcccaggGCTGCGAGTCGAGTGGACATTCGCCTCCCCCCACACCCTTTTCGCTGCCGACGATGCCGTGGGAACCTGAGAAACGTTCGCgtgcctcctcctctttttgtctgtggtttttgttttgtgtggtttttgttttttaaataatagttataataataataataacaataataataatagcaataataaaaataatcgCCCCAGCCCATGACAATTTCAAGTATCCCccaaataaaagacagaattataaataattataactTTACAATTTAATAATTGACACATATACTATAGTATTTACAGTAtcataaatgcttttttttttttttgtgttacttTTAGTAAGCAATCCCTGAGAACAGTTACTTTAACTTGTTTTATTGAAGTATCTTCACAAATAGAGGAGTTTGCATGTCTCGGGCGGGCGGGAGAAGCGCTCTGCAAAGCCATCGCTTTTGGTGACGCATGAGGTTCTAGTGTCGCAGGTTTCTTTGCTCGCTcgtcttatttttttttcttttccaatttatttttaattccccATGtaaatttaaagatttttgcACTTTGCAACCTTTGGATCCCTCCAGCGACCGCTTCCTTCAGGAAAGAGGTATTAGATTTCCAGGTTAGCTTTTGGTATTGgcaagggagggcagggggctGAGTGAACCATCCTTTTTCCCCGTGGTTGCCTTTTGGTTTGTGCCCAAGGAATCTCTGGATCCTCTCAGCGTGTGAAATGGTTAAATccaagaaagtaaataaaattaaaaaaacaaacaaacaaaaaaagaaaacaaaaagaaaacaaacaaacaaaaaaagaaacagaagaccagaacagagcagcctctgctgaTGGGGGGAAGGtgatctctgctttccttccttcttctctcccaAGTCCCCGTGCTGTGGCCGGACCCTGCCAGTGAGCGTGGCAGGGGCCGGGGCTCACCCAAACCGTTCCCGCACCAGCAGCATCagttttttcttgcctttataGATTTGTTTGAGATTGTCAATGAACTGGGCAAACTGTATGTGCCCGTCCTGCGCCAGGAGGAAGGTCTCCCTGGCCTTGCTGAGGAACTCGATGAACTCCCCGTAGTGCCGTGGGCTGATGTGGGTGAGCCGGGAGTGAGTGGTGTTGATGTAGGCGCTTATCGTCGCGTCCAGCAGCTGCCGCAGCGGGGCTTTGTCAGTGGACATCAGCTTTCCCGAGTTCCTGCGGCCGGGAATGCCGGCCAGCCCTGGGGCCGTCATGGTGCAGCGGCGAAGGATGTCCGAGAGCACCGTGGCACAGTGCACGCTCTTCACCACCAGTGGGATGATGGCTGCCAGCTCGTTTTTGCCTAGAGAGTGGCTCAAGGCGCAGGCCCAGAGCACGTCGTTGATGGCTGGGTGCGTGTCCTGGTTGTAGGCCAGGTTGAGATGCGTCATGGCCAACGAGGCCAGTTTGAATGCCCGGAGCGGGTAGCCCCGGTGCTCCATGTAGCGGGCGATGGTGAAGAGCTGGGTGTAGGTCATGCCGGTGGAGGCGGCGTCGATGACGATCTGGTAGGCGGTCTCGAAGGCGATGTGGTCCTTCTCGCAGAGGGTCAGGGCGGACAAGGCGCAGTTCTGGGGGTCCTTCATGGCACACTGCAGGGCCAGGGTGCGGGCGCAGCTGGCCAGCTCTTCCCGCTGCGGGTAGTCCAGGCTCAGGCGCAGGATGGTGTTGTGGGACATCACTGTGGCCGCCACAATGCTGGTGGCTTCCGTGGGAGTGAACAGCGAGTACCAGCTCTGCAGGATGCTCACCAGGGCTCTCACCCCTGCAAGAAAACACTGGGGTCACGGCACAGCCCTGGAGCCTGGCTCAGATCAAGGGGTTCTTCTGAGTCCCCAGAGCCACAGCAAAGCCAGCTTGTGGTAGCGCTGAGCCTCTGCCTCTGACCCAGCAAGGACAGGGCAGAGGGACAGGCAGAGGCTACCCGCACTGCcatgctgcaggcacagcaaaCACTGCTGGGCTGGCGCAGGTACAGGGGACCTGTCCCAGTCCCAAACCGGGGCACCGCTGCCATCCCTGCCAGCTGGCGCTCTGAGGTGCATCCAGTTACACCTCAGGTAACTGGTGTAcagggtggtgagacactggcacaggttgccctcagaagctgtggctgcctcatccctggcagtgttcaaggccaggctggacggggcttggagtaacctgctctagtgtgaggcgtccctgcccatggcagggtgttggaactagatggtctttaaggtcccttccaacccaaattctACCCCAGATTCTGTAATTCTACAAATGGGAGACTCAAGAGAGCTCAGATGCCCAGGGCTATGAATGACCATAGGATCTCTGTGCCCaacctccctccccaccacatGCAGGCCGGATACCCCGGCACAGTGAGGCACTCACCCACTTCAGTAGCGCACGTCACCAGCCACCTCACCATCTCCCGCCGCCGCCAGTTGAGGGTGGACAGGGTCATGCGCATCACCTGCGAAGCAAACTCGGGGTGACCAGCTGCCCCACAGGGCTCCAACGAGGCCACCCAACACAGTGGTGCTCCCCAAAGACCCCTCTGTCCCGGCTGGCTACCGgcttcccagtgctgctttgcctcTGCCCAAACTGCAGCGGGCACAGGGGCCTCCCAGGGCTGAGCTTTCCTGCTCAGGGCCATGCAGGGAGGAATTTTCTCCTTCCACAGGGAGGAGTTTACACCTTCCATTGGTGAAGACCAACGTGCTGCACCACACGAGGCAGAAGGGCCACCAGCATTCCCATTGCCATCCCATACCTGGAGTCCCAGCTCC
This genomic window from Strigops habroptila isolate Jane chromosome 8, bStrHab1.2.pri, whole genome shotgun sequence contains:
- the UROD gene encoding LOW QUALITY PROTEIN: uroporphyrinogen decarboxylase (The sequence of the model RefSeq protein was modified relative to this genomic sequence to represent the inferred CDS: inserted 1 base in 1 codon; deleted 1 base in 1 codon), whose translation is MAAPVPPREERGAGQDGGVRSSESRAGWRCREGAGQDGGVRRGGTXGKMAAPAGRDGGGTGAGRVGRQRRVWGRRGSMEGGERLLPKGFPKLKNDTFLRAARGEETEHTPVWCMRQAGRYLPEFREARAAQDFFATCRSPKLCCELTLQPLRRFPLDAAIIFSDILVVPQALGMEVVMVPGKGPTFTEPLKEVEDLLKLRQKVDVTAELGYVFQAITLTRHSLEGRVPLIGFSGAPWTLMSYMIEGGGSTTMAKAKSWLYRHPEASHRLLRLLADVVTDYLVGQVAAGAQALQLFESHAGHLGPEQFQDFALPYIRDIAQGVKSKLKEAALPLVPMIIFAKDAHYALRDLAHAGYEVVGLDWTIQPQEARAQTGKDVTLQGNLDPCALYAPKEKIGELVKKMLEGFGTQRYIANLGHGLYPDMSPEHVGAFVEAVHAHSRHINKHS